The segment CATTTATGCATTCCTATATTTCAGGCACCTAGAAACTGCAGTTCAAAACTAAGTTTTGTacgtttcttcttttcaaaaaaaaagaacagttTTTCCATAGAACATGGTCCAAAACTTTTTCCAAGTGTATAATCAAGAtttctataaattcaaaatgacGAGTGGTTCTTTTATGCAAAGTTCATAAACTAAAATGGAATGTTTGGAAGtttacacacaaaaaaaaaaaaaaaaNaaaaaaaaaaaaaaaaaaaaaaaaaaaaaaaaaaaattcggcAATAATGTGAAAGGACACAACAAAAAGGGGCTAAAATTACAATAGACCCAAAAAACGTGATTGAAAATTAACAAAACGagaaaagtttaataaatatttatagcaTGAAGTGATTTTGGCGTTAACTCAGAGTGCACCAGAAATCTCAAATGGCAAGATAACCAAAAGGGTATGGACCTAGAGCAAAAAGATACCACCATCATAGAGAGACCAATATAAATGCTGAGGAAAAAACTATCTACAGCAGAATTATGGTGATCGTCATTGTATTATACCTTCGGCTTCAACTCCTCATTATCTGCCAACAACCAGCACTGGTCCTTCTCAAGTACGAAAGGCTTATCTTTTTCATCTGTAGACAGCATTTCATACCCTTCAACTGCAGCCAATCTTCTCACAAGATAGTTTTCTGGTTTTTCTGGCTCCTTCACCACCACGACATCCCCAACAAAAACACTCCTGTGAAACAAATATCTCTGCCATTAAGGAAGAGAGTTGGTAAAAAGTACAAGCTAAGAAAATCTAGAATTGAAGTAGGATCCTACCTAAATTACAGGTTATAAGGAGCATATGAACTATGCAATGACTAAATTCCAATTTCTACTCCGAAAAGCATAAACAGTTCTCTCTAGAATAGGAAACTGTTCTTGCAGCAAaagagaatatatatttttatactaagAGGAAGACGAAGTTTACGTTGGATCTGCAGCAGGTAATTTGCGTATGAGAAGCGTTCCCCCTGCCTCACCTACAGTTGGGGCCATCTCCTCTCCCTTAATCCAATGGAGGTATGTGAGCTTTCCCTGAAGTAAATTCTTCCAAACTGCATCACCTACTTCTTTGTCAGTAATTTGACCTCCTTTATAGTTCTGCATCAGAGTAAAGATTCTTCTTGTAATCGTTTATATAAAATAGTTGAAAGGTTGAAATGGTTAAGacatttcaacttttttctcAATCAAGCACTTCTTAGAGTTCAAAAGTTTCCTATCTAACAACCAAGAATGTAACCGAGAAATAACTACAAGAAAATCCAGAAGAGATAGAAGATGCATGAAGGAGTGGAGAgataaatcattttaatatttcttataagaatagagaaaaaaaaaataaaaaatcagaaGATCTAAGACGGTCCAGCAAGTACGATATGAATTTTTGGGAACCGGCATTAGCTATGCACCATTTGCTTTTCCTGGCAGACGGTTTAATTGTCAAGTCCCAGCAGCTTACACACATTCAACATAGAAATTCTTGGCCAGCTTAAACTTCTCAAACATTAGAACTATATCTCTAAAAGAAGCTAAAAAGAACACTCATTCAGAAAAACAagcaattaaaagaaaaataatttttttaaaaaaggagattaattaaagaaaaacatatatatatataggaccACAACAGAAGGCCAAGAAACCAAGTATATGGACAAAACTCGGAAgaattattcttttcatttgaaaCACTCATCTAATTTTCCAAGcagtaattttattaaaaagaaatagataaattatgttttcttctGAAAAAGAGCCTAGCAGCAATATAGAGAGGATGCCCCTTGAGAAATATTCAAAATCTAGCCAAAAACACAATTAAAACTTCCTCCCAAACCACCCTCAGGAAAGGGcagtgaatatatatatatctatctatctatctatctatctatctatctatatatatatatatatatagcctaTGAAATGAACACCAACATGGAGAAACAGTAAACATGAGAAAGTTGCAactaacaaaaaattaaacattctTTAGATATCATGTGAAAGAATTTAACCTAtgagtattttaaattcatatagggctttaatcttttgtttttaaatgccCTTGCTAATTTGCCCGCCCCCGACAGGTAAATGGTAAATGACAACATGAGTTAATCATAAATCCGACAAACCAAGAATTAACATTGAAGAAGTGGCCATTCAAGAAACAGTTAAACAAACAGCATTCTACTAATTCTTCAGTAAACAAACAGCACCAAtcaacttaaatatttttttagtaaagaTATACATCAATTGTAACAGAAAATCGCCTGTCAATAACTCATAAACaatgaacaaaacaagaaaattcatTAGTGATCGAAaaccaaaacaacaaaatcaagaaatgcGAAATGAAATTCCAAGAACGCACATCTGAAACTTCAAAAACGAAAATTCCAAAGCCCGATGACAAACAACAGTGCAAGAAATGTGATTATTCTAAAGAAATTCCAATAATATTCGAATAATCAACAAAAACTAACAACTTATGAAGCCGAAACACAGTAATTCAACAAAaaccataaaaagaaattgaagaatagggttagagagagaaagtgaaaGACCTTCCAACTGAGAGAAACGGAGTACTCGAGCTTGTGGGCGATGTAGCGGAACCAGGTAGAGAGGGAAGCCATTTCAAGAGGATAATTTGCAGGTGGATGAATGTCTTGGCGAAGCTTGATGCATACCTTGATCCTAAAACCCAAGAAATCAAAGTCTGCCAAGTTCTTAAACTGTTCCTAAACCCCTTTACTCAATACATGGATTTTCCccctttttaatattaattaataaaaataaaataacactaacaaaatattttatcttcaattataaatttaatttaattgatagcctataatttttttaaaataatttctaaactttaatattttttaaaagttaccaaatttattaaatacaaaattattaatttagagttTTATCCAATATTATCTAATAGGTCCATTAATTAatcgaatatttttttatttttttattataaagtataataaaaaaaattatcgagAGGCGCTTTGTCGGTGACTGGGCGGCGGACGAGCCTCCTCCTTCTCTACGTGtcttaaattattcaaattttttttaaataatgaacccaACCTAATCATATAAATAACAGTTCGATAGCATACCACCAAATAAGCttaacgtgttttaaaattatttttattttttaatataataaaattaattcgtttaattaaattttttttgttgataatatatataaaatttattagactGGTTGGatggaataaataattataaaataaaattatatatataaataaataatgaagaaaaaattaattttgaaaattaggaGTAAGTCGGGTTTAATTcagttgaaattaattttagggCTAAGCTGGAGGGAACAAAACTGGAGGGAAGAGATTCCTTCTCACAGTTACAGTTGAGGTGGAAGAAGCTACTGCATTGATCCAATTCCGCGCCAATGAACAGTTCTTCGGAATCATCTAAACCAAGGAAACGCCGAAGAGAGGCCGAAATTGAAGATGATGGCGatggcaatggcaatggcaatTCTGAAATTGACTCTCTAGGTACTGTCTGACCACTTTCTATCATTTTATTCGCCTGAACACTGATTGATTCATGAAGTGTgttacttttacttttaatgCAGAGGATTGTCTTACATTTAGCGATACTTTGGTGGCGCTTCGTATGATGCGAGTTCAGTTTCCCAACATCGGCAAGGTTCGTGTTCTTTAATCTCCTTCGATTTTTGTCTCCGTAGTTAGGTTGAGTGTTTTATTGTTCGTTTCATGGAGACGCTGAGAATTGAGAGCCAGAGATATGTGTGTGGGACTACTCAACTTTTTTAACCGAGTGactcaaaataattatagttaGTAGGTCATTTATTCCCAGAGAATGCCATGTATCGGATATGAGAGCCTCGACTATGTTCGACGGCCGAGGAAGGCTTCCAGTTGAGGAGAAATTTCGTGTGGGAAATTCTTTTTCGGTTGTTCATGAACCTACTGGATGGAGAGAACCAAGACTTTTTTTGGCGCTAGTTCAATCCTCAAACAAACTTAGTAATTCCAAGCTGAAGTCGGGTAGATACCCAAATGAAGGAATCTTTGAAGACGTATGGGTGCTGTGGCGCAAGGGTCTTTTCCCCCTGCATCGAAGAAGAGGCAGACTCTGTGATATATGGGCACTAGTAGGGATTTTTCTTTAGGATTAACATTGCTTTAGTGTTCTTGCAGTAGTGTGCATGTTCTATATTATTCTTCTCATTGTAATCTTCACCGATGGAACTTGCAGAGTTATTGAAGGCAGAATCAAAATAACTTAATTAGTGGTGAACGTTCATGTCATTGTGCAGCACATAACTAGTTGTTTATTAGTCCGTCCTCATGAATTTGGTTTATCTCCTGTTTTCAGCCTTGCTTTGCGTTCTATGGAGCATTTGCATCTTAGTTTGAAAGAAATCAATATGAGTCAAgctcataaaacataaatttcttaTTACACTATTTACTTTTCCTTGTTTTCAGGTGTCAATTCAGCCATTCATTTTGCAATCACAGTTGTATAGTACTTTGAAAGACCGAACAGAAGTAGACAGGGAACTAGAGGTCTGtatttctttcctctcttctACCCTGTAATTTCTAGGTTTGTAAGTTTTTCTCTTGCGACGTCGGAAACTGAAAGATTAGTTTTTGGTGCATGTGAGGCAATGCCGAGCAACACAAACTTTGCATTTTTCAAAAGAGGAAGAATAAGCATAAGGCTGGGGGTAGACGGAACCCAAACCCCTCCCAAACAAGCTACAAAAGAATTGCCTTCCAACATGTTATAGCCATTATAGGGCTATTattacaacttttttttttttttttttttttttttttttttttttttttttaaaaaaaaaaaaaaaaaaaaaaaaaaaaaaaaaaaaaaaaaaaaaaaaaacaggataCGCAGAAGGACTTGTTGGAATTTGTTGGTGTCCAACATTGACACTTGGTCATTTTACAAGTGTCTAtgctttataatttaactgcCATTGCTATAAGTCTTTCTGAAACACTTCTGACAACTGAGGTGCTTAAATCAGTTCCTCTTGACTGATTGTGTTTCTGTGTAggatttttataagaaatgttgcTGTTCAGGATTGCTTTCTTAATATTATTCTCAATTGTACTTTTCTTACCTCAACTTtataacttttgaaaaatattttgaatttggtttaTGATGATCTTTGTTCATAGATTTTGTCTTATGCAGTgtctaaaacgagaaaaagtAGTGCGTGTATTCAAACTGAATACTGGACAAGATGATCATGCAATAATGTTTCTGGATGACTATCTGAAGCAGGTTGGTTTTATTTAATGTGTACATATGTAAATAATACCCCCAGTATTTCGTCATGGACATTTTGCTTGCTTGTAATCTGTGTGTGGACATTTGAGGGGTTGATTGGTCCTTGGCTTTCTCTTGGTCTTGGTCTTGGTCCAAATGTTACAGCCTTCTTAATTTGCTCAAGCATTGTTTATCGTTTGGTGGGGTGTGTCAAAAGCTTTCTGTTGGGAACAtttgttgaaaaagaaattgtagaACTTGTGAAAGAGAAT is part of the Cucurbita pepo subsp. pepo cultivar mu-cu-16 chromosome LG12, ASM280686v2, whole genome shotgun sequence genome and harbors:
- the LOC111806538 gene encoding mitochondrial inner membrane protease subunit 2-like, which gives rise to MASLSTWFRYIAHKLEYSVSLSWKNYKGGQITDKEVGDAVWKNLLQGKLTYLHWIKGEEMAPTVGEAGGTLLIRKLPAADPTSVFVGDVVVVKEPEKPENYLVRRLAAVEGYEMLSTDEKDKPFVLEKDQCWLLADNEELKPKEAYDSRTFGPVTMSDIVGRAIYCLRTAVDHGPVQNSDFSMKKDSPILEIELDVDEMARNHKA